From Nocardioides sp. HDW12B, the proteins below share one genomic window:
- a CDS encoding hemerythrin domain-containing protein yields the protein MATDPQMTMNRVIHAAVRRDFERTAKALDAFRDGDTTRAAELARAWDHLAHQLTHHHEQEDTLIWPALESLGVDPVLLGEMESEHQAMHDALEETSGHMKRLGASARNEDATVAAEALEHTRTVTERHLRHEEDELEPQLLQHVESPEWKLVERRLRKQPLGVAGGFFAWVLDGLPPREDAYVRSAVPTPVVFLLSRVVGLGYRRRIAPVWRH from the coding sequence ATGGCGACCGATCCGCAGATGACGATGAACCGCGTGATCCACGCAGCCGTCCGCCGCGACTTCGAGCGCACGGCGAAGGCGCTCGACGCGTTCCGCGACGGCGACACCACCCGGGCGGCTGAGCTGGCCCGTGCCTGGGACCACCTGGCGCACCAGCTGACCCACCACCACGAGCAGGAGGACACGCTCATCTGGCCGGCGCTGGAGAGCCTCGGGGTGGATCCGGTGCTGCTCGGGGAGATGGAGAGCGAGCACCAGGCCATGCACGACGCGCTGGAGGAGACGTCGGGACACATGAAGCGACTGGGCGCCTCCGCCCGCAACGAGGACGCCACCGTCGCGGCCGAGGCGCTCGAGCACACCCGCACCGTCACCGAGCGCCACCTGCGCCACGAGGAGGACGAGCTCGAGCCGCAGCTGCTCCAGCACGTCGAGAGCCCCGAGTGGAAGCTCGTCGAGAGGCGGCTCCGCAAGCAGCCGCTCGGTGTCGCGGGCGGGTTCTTCGCCTGGGTGCTCGACGGTCTGCCGCCACGTGAGGACGCCTACGTGCGCTCCGCCGTGCCGACGCCGGTGGTGTTCCTGCTGAGCCGGGTCGTCGGTCTCGGCTACCGCCGCCGCATCGCCCCCGTCTGGCGCCACTGA
- the priA gene encoding bifunctional 1-(5-phosphoribosyl)-5-((5-phosphoribosylamino)methylideneamino)imidazole-4-carboxamide isomerase/phosphoribosylanthranilate isomerase PriA, protein MSSYLELLPAVDVQGGHAVQLVQGVAGSEKVFGDPVEAALNWQNRGAEWIHLVDLDAAFGRGENRALLAEIVGKLDIKVEMSGGIRDDSSLKAALDAGCRRVNIGTAALEQPEWCARAIAEHGDRIAVGLDVRGRTLAARGWTREGGDLYDVLARLDAEGCARYVVTDVDKDGMLQGPNLDLLRTVCERTDRPVVASGGITELADLEAIAGLVDEGVEGAIVGTALYEGRFTLEDALALTRGPA, encoded by the coding sequence ATGTCTTCGTACCTCGAGCTGCTGCCCGCCGTCGACGTGCAGGGCGGTCACGCCGTCCAGCTGGTGCAGGGGGTCGCGGGCTCGGAGAAGGTCTTCGGCGACCCGGTCGAGGCCGCGCTGAACTGGCAGAACCGCGGCGCCGAGTGGATCCACCTCGTCGACCTGGACGCTGCGTTCGGGCGCGGCGAGAACCGCGCGCTGCTGGCCGAGATCGTCGGCAAGCTCGACATCAAGGTCGAGATGAGCGGCGGCATCCGCGACGACTCGTCGCTCAAGGCCGCGCTCGACGCCGGCTGCCGGCGGGTCAACATCGGCACCGCCGCGCTCGAGCAGCCCGAGTGGTGCGCCCGGGCCATCGCCGAGCACGGCGACCGGATCGCGGTCGGCCTCGACGTCCGCGGACGCACCCTGGCCGCGCGCGGCTGGACCCGCGAGGGCGGCGACCTCTACGACGTGCTCGCGCGGCTCGACGCGGAGGGCTGCGCCCGCTACGTCGTGACCGACGTCGACAAGGACGGCATGCTCCAGGGCCCGAACCTCGACCTGCTGCGCACCGTGTGCGAGCGCACCGACCGCCCGGTCGTCGCCTCCGGCGGCATCACCGAGCTGGCCGACCTCGAGGCCATCGCGGGCCTGGTGGACGAGGGCGTCGAGGGCGCCATCGTCGGCACCGCGCTCTACGAGGGCCGCTTCACCCTCGAGGACGCGCTCGCGCTGACCCGAGGCCCGGCGTGA
- a CDS encoding MFS transporter, producing the protein MPTPDFRPTALADRPVPADRPLPTHGPVEVRVPRQRRAPEPAYPERPSATAPRPVEVSEAPQGLAGRRALVRLLTGHGLATLAQTTTSLAAGAYALERTGSASLASLTVALGVLPYVVLSGLAGLVADLLPRSTVLAWSCGLRALLVAASAGVMVLDGPVGWLAVLAVLAAVAATPAYPSVAASVTQCVPDEGLERWNAVATGVENLAWLVGPGLFGLLMVVGCPPSVVALVAAVVCTVAVLPVLGVRLSRPARGSETSPGWAAEALAGLRLVASRPRLRAAMGLAMVDNFLYGYVVVTLVLLAGGAGGVLPGALTVGALVAVVVTGRLARAVRTTRLATAGLLAFVLALLGTGLATRAAGVDLRLALPLVGLAGAATLVAEIAAVTVLQRDSDPAVLARVFGVYDQLNVGAIAVGSALAGPLAQVLGAGPALVGVAVGAGVVAALVARGLRRAPAV; encoded by the coding sequence GTGCCGACCCCCGACTTCCGACCCACCGCGCTGGCCGACCGCCCGGTCCCTGCCGACCGGCCGCTGCCGACGCACGGGCCGGTGGAGGTGCGGGTCCCGCGGCAGCGTCGGGCTCCCGAGCCGGCGTACCCGGAGCGGCCCAGCGCCACGGCTCCGCGGCCGGTCGAGGTGTCGGAGGCCCCGCAGGGCCTGGCCGGACGGCGGGCACTGGTCCGGCTCCTCACCGGCCACGGCCTGGCGACGCTGGCCCAGACGACGACCAGCCTCGCCGCCGGCGCCTACGCGCTGGAGCGGACCGGCTCGGCGTCCCTGGCCTCGCTCACGGTCGCCCTCGGCGTGCTGCCGTACGTCGTGCTCTCGGGGCTGGCCGGCCTGGTGGCCGACCTGCTCCCGCGCAGCACGGTCCTGGCCTGGTCCTGCGGCCTGCGGGCGCTGCTGGTCGCGGCCTCGGCCGGCGTGATGGTGCTGGACGGTCCGGTCGGCTGGCTCGCGGTCCTGGCCGTGCTGGCAGCGGTCGCCGCGACGCCGGCGTACCCGTCGGTGGCCGCGTCGGTGACGCAGTGCGTTCCCGACGAGGGGCTCGAGCGCTGGAACGCCGTGGCCACCGGGGTGGAGAACCTCGCCTGGCTGGTCGGGCCCGGGCTCTTCGGTCTGCTGATGGTCGTGGGGTGCCCGCCGTCGGTCGTGGCCCTCGTCGCCGCCGTCGTCTGCACGGTCGCGGTCCTCCCGGTCCTCGGCGTACGGCTGTCGCGGCCGGCTCGCGGCAGTGAGACGTCCCCCGGCTGGGCCGCGGAGGCGCTCGCCGGGCTGCGTCTTGTCGCGTCGCGGCCCCGGCTGCGCGCAGCGATGGGGCTGGCCATGGTCGACAACTTCCTCTACGGCTACGTCGTCGTGACGCTGGTGCTGCTGGCAGGGGGAGCGGGCGGAGTGCTGCCCGGGGCGCTGACCGTGGGGGCGTTGGTGGCCGTGGTGGTCACTGGCCGTCTCGCGCGAGCGGTCCGCACCACCCGGCTGGCCACGGCGGGGTTGCTGGCTTTCGTGCTCGCGCTCCTCGGCACGGGTCTGGCCACTCGAGCGGCCGGGGTCGACCTGCGCCTCGCTCTGCCGCTGGTGGGGCTGGCCGGCGCGGCCACCCTGGTGGCCGAGATCGCGGCCGTCACGGTGCTGCAGCGCGACAGCGACCCGGCGGTGCTGGCGCGGGTCTTCGGCGTCTACGACCAGCTCAACGTGGGAGCGATCGCCGTCGGCTCGGCCCTCGCCGGGCCCCTGGCCCAGGTGCTCGGCGCGGGCCCTGCCCTGGTCGGCGTGGCGGTCGGTGCCGGTGTCGTGGCAGCCCTCGTGGCGCGCGGCCTGCGGCGTGCGCCCGCAGTCTGA
- the hisD gene encoding histidinol dehydrogenase: MDVAATLAVVEPIIAAVRERGLEAVCEFSARFDSVEQTDIRVPVEATQAALEALDPAVRAALEESIRRLRITSEAELEADVTTEVVPGGTVTQRLVPIDRVGLYVPGGIAPLVSSVLMNVVPAQVAGVGSIALTSSPQVDNDGLPHPTILAACALLGVEEVYAVGGAQAIAMLAHGAGPCRPVDLVTGPGGIFTVSAKRLVKGVVGIDSEAGPTEIAVLADASADPAFVAADLVSQAEHDPLAASVLVTDSESLADDVVAELDKQVSATRHVERIRTALTGPQSGIVLVDDLEQGLEVVNAYAAEHLSIQTEDAAAWARRVSNGGAVFVGPWSPVSLGDYCAGSNHVLPTGGCACHSSGLSVRSFRTSVHVIEYTREALSDVAAHVVSLANAEDLPGHGAAIDVRTQAR; the protein is encoded by the coding sequence ATGGACGTCGCCGCCACCCTCGCCGTCGTCGAGCCGATCATCGCCGCCGTCCGGGAGCGCGGGCTCGAGGCCGTCTGCGAGTTCTCCGCCCGCTTCGACAGCGTCGAGCAGACCGACATCCGGGTGCCGGTCGAGGCCACCCAGGCCGCCCTCGAGGCGCTCGACCCCGCCGTGCGGGCCGCGCTGGAGGAGTCCATCCGGCGGCTGCGGATCACCAGCGAGGCCGAGCTCGAGGCCGACGTCACCACCGAGGTCGTGCCCGGCGGCACCGTGACCCAGCGACTCGTCCCCATCGACCGCGTCGGGCTCTACGTGCCCGGCGGCATCGCGCCGCTGGTCTCCAGCGTGCTGATGAACGTCGTCCCGGCCCAGGTCGCCGGCGTCGGCTCCATCGCGCTCACCTCGTCGCCGCAGGTCGACAACGACGGCCTGCCGCACCCCACCATCCTGGCCGCGTGCGCCCTGCTCGGCGTCGAGGAGGTGTACGCCGTCGGCGGTGCGCAGGCGATCGCGATGCTGGCCCACGGCGCGGGCCCGTGCCGACCGGTCGACCTGGTCACCGGCCCCGGCGGCATCTTCACCGTCAGCGCCAAGCGGCTGGTCAAGGGCGTCGTCGGCATCGACTCCGAGGCCGGCCCGACCGAGATCGCCGTGCTGGCCGACGCCTCCGCCGACCCGGCCTTCGTGGCGGCCGACCTGGTCAGCCAGGCCGAGCACGACCCGCTGGCCGCCTCGGTGCTGGTCACCGACTCCGAGTCGCTGGCCGACGACGTCGTGGCCGAGCTCGACAAGCAGGTCTCGGCCACCCGCCACGTCGAGCGCATCCGCACCGCGCTGACCGGTCCGCAGTCGGGCATCGTCCTGGTCGACGACCTCGAGCAGGGCCTGGAGGTCGTCAACGCCTACGCCGCGGAGCACCTGTCGATCCAGACCGAGGACGCCGCCGCCTGGGCGCGCCGGGTCAGCAACGGTGGGGCGGTGTTCGTCGGGCCGTGGAGCCCGGTGTCGCTGGGCGACTACTGCGCCGGCTCCAACCACGTGCTGCCCACCGGCGGCTGCGCCTGCCACTCCTCGGGCCTGTCGGTGCGCTCGTTCCGCACCAGCGTCCACGTCATCGAGTACACCCGCGAGGCACTGTCCGACGTCGCCGCGCACGTCGTGTCCCTGGCCAACGCCGAGGACCTTCCCGGGCACGGTGCGGCGATCGACGTACGCACGCAGGCCCGGTGA
- a CDS encoding histidinol-phosphate transaminase, which produces MSAPVSAPATGAFRLPLRPELEGVAAYGAPQLDLPVLLNVNENPYPPSDAVAADLAAAVSAVAGELNRYPDREFTALREALAAYLGHALGPEHVWAANGSNEVMLHLLQAFGGPGRTAISFAPTYSMYPEYARDTHTGWVVGHRETDFAVDVDKAVALVREVEPTVVLVPSPNNPTGTALPLDTVKALCAAAAALPTPGLVVVDEAYAEFRRPGTPTALELLDTTPNLVVSRTMSKAFAFAGVRLGYLAASTEITDALRLVRLPYHLSAVTQAVALTALRHADELLAQVDRLRRERDELVVWLREQGLTVADSDANFVLFGLFEDRHAVWQGLVDRGVLIRETGPEGWLRVSVGTPDETAAFRAALMEVMT; this is translated from the coding sequence GTGAGCGCGCCGGTGAGCGCGCCCGCGACCGGGGCGTTCCGGCTGCCGCTGCGCCCCGAGCTCGAGGGGGTCGCGGCGTACGGCGCCCCGCAGCTCGACCTGCCCGTGCTGCTCAACGTCAACGAGAACCCCTACCCGCCCTCGGACGCGGTGGCGGCCGACCTCGCCGCGGCCGTGAGCGCGGTCGCCGGCGAGCTCAACCGCTACCCCGACCGCGAGTTCACCGCCCTGCGCGAGGCGCTGGCGGCGTACCTCGGGCACGCGCTGGGCCCCGAGCACGTCTGGGCCGCGAACGGCTCCAACGAGGTCATGCTGCACCTGCTGCAGGCCTTCGGCGGTCCGGGTCGTACGGCGATCTCCTTCGCCCCGACGTACTCGATGTATCCCGAGTACGCCCGCGACACCCACACCGGCTGGGTGGTCGGCCACCGCGAGACCGACTTCGCCGTCGACGTCGACAAGGCCGTCGCGCTGGTGCGCGAGGTCGAGCCGACCGTCGTGCTCGTGCCGTCGCCGAACAACCCGACCGGCACCGCGCTGCCGCTCGACACCGTGAAGGCGCTCTGCGCGGCCGCGGCGGCGCTGCCGACCCCGGGGCTGGTCGTCGTCGACGAGGCCTACGCCGAGTTCCGTCGACCCGGCACCCCGACGGCCCTGGAGCTGCTGGACACCACGCCGAACCTGGTCGTCAGCCGCACCATGAGCAAGGCGTTCGCCTTCGCCGGCGTGCGGCTCGGCTACCTCGCGGCCTCGACGGAGATCACCGACGCGCTCCGCCTGGTGCGCCTGCCCTACCACCTGTCGGCGGTGACCCAGGCCGTCGCGCTGACCGCGCTGCGTCACGCCGACGAGCTGCTGGCCCAGGTCGACCGGCTGCGCCGCGAGCGCGACGAGCTCGTGGTCTGGCTGCGCGAGCAGGGGCTGACCGTGGCCGACAGCGACGCCAACTTCGTGCTGTTCGGGCTCTTCGAGGACCGCCACGCGGTCTGGCAGGGCCTGGTGGACCGCGGTGTGCTGATCCGCGAGACTGGACCCGAGGGGTGGCTGCGGGTCTCCGTGGGCACACCTGACGAGACGGCCGCCTTCCGGGCGGCCCTGATGGAGGTCATGACATGA
- a CDS encoding RtcB family protein, whose product MQQISKRLMSWASILEDTTRQQAATASTLPFIHPHIALMPDAHLGKGATVGSVIPTLGAIIPAAVGVDIGCGMIAVRTQLGRDDLPADRRPLREAIEAAVPTSAGAYNTEVTREHTVARIADLEAAAEKAELDPASYAANWRLQLGTLGSGNHFIEVSLDEDDRVWLFLHSGSRGVGNKIAQHHIKVAQRECARWWIQLPDRDLAYLVEGTPEFWAYIRELRWAQRFALLNREEMMDRVATAFAAWAGVDAVEPTEQINCHHNYTTKERHFGKDVWLSRKGAIDASAGVPGLIPGSMGTRSYVVVGKGNRLSLNSSPHGAGREYSRSAARRTFTQDDLRAAMGDIEYRDTDAFVDEIPAAYKDIDVVMEDAKDLVEVRHVLRQIVNVKGD is encoded by the coding sequence GTGCAGCAGATCAGCAAGAGGCTCATGAGCTGGGCCTCCATCCTCGAGGACACGACGCGGCAGCAGGCCGCGACGGCCTCGACCCTGCCCTTCATCCACCCGCACATCGCGCTGATGCCCGACGCGCACCTCGGCAAGGGCGCCACCGTCGGCTCGGTCATCCCGACGCTCGGCGCGATCATCCCCGCCGCGGTGGGCGTGGACATCGGCTGCGGCATGATCGCGGTCCGCACGCAGCTCGGCCGGGACGACCTGCCCGCGGACCGGCGTCCGCTGCGGGAGGCGATCGAGGCCGCCGTGCCGACGTCGGCGGGTGCCTACAACACCGAGGTCACGCGCGAGCACACGGTCGCCCGCATCGCCGACCTCGAGGCCGCCGCCGAGAAGGCCGAGCTCGACCCCGCGTCGTACGCCGCGAACTGGCGGCTCCAGCTGGGCACCCTCGGCTCCGGCAACCACTTCATCGAGGTCTCCCTCGACGAGGACGACCGGGTCTGGCTGTTCCTGCACTCGGGCTCGCGCGGTGTCGGCAACAAGATCGCCCAGCACCACATCAAGGTGGCGCAGCGCGAGTGCGCCCGGTGGTGGATCCAGCTGCCCGACCGCGACCTGGCCTACCTCGTCGAGGGCACGCCGGAGTTCTGGGCCTACATCCGTGAGCTGCGGTGGGCGCAGCGGTTCGCGCTGCTCAACCGCGAGGAGATGATGGACCGGGTCGCGACCGCCTTCGCGGCGTGGGCCGGCGTCGACGCGGTCGAGCCGACCGAGCAGATCAACTGCCACCACAACTACACGACCAAGGAGCGGCACTTCGGCAAGGACGTGTGGCTGTCCCGCAAGGGCGCCATCGACGCGTCCGCGGGCGTGCCCGGGCTCATCCCCGGGTCGATGGGGACGCGGTCCTACGTCGTGGTCGGCAAGGGCAACCGGCTGTCGCTCAACTCGTCCCCGCACGGGGCGGGGCGGGAGTACAGCCGGTCGGCGGCGCGGCGCACCTTCACCCAGGACGACCTGCGGGCGGCGATGGGGGATATCGAGTACCGCGACACCGACGCCTTCGTCGACGAGATCCCGGCGGCGTACAAGGACATCGACGTCGTCATGGAGGACGCGAAGGACCTCGTCGAGGTGCGCCACGTGCTCCGGCAGATCGTCAACGTCAAGGGCGACTGA
- the arr gene encoding NAD(+)--rifampin ADP-ribosyltransferase has translation MGTTSEPVPFEVYEPGTYLHGTKAHLVAGDLLVPGRESNFEAGRVMNHIYFTATLDAAVWGAELAPGEGRGRIYVVEPVGDFEDDPNVTDKKLPGNPTQSFRSREPLRVVRELHDWVGHSPEKLQGMRDGLARMQREGTAVIYD, from the coding sequence ATGGGTACGACGAGCGAACCGGTGCCGTTCGAGGTCTACGAGCCGGGCACCTACCTCCACGGCACCAAGGCGCACCTCGTGGCCGGTGACCTGCTGGTGCCCGGCCGGGAGTCGAACTTCGAGGCCGGCCGGGTCATGAACCACATCTACTTCACCGCCACCCTCGACGCGGCGGTCTGGGGCGCCGAGCTGGCGCCGGGCGAGGGCCGTGGCCGGATCTACGTCGTCGAGCCGGTCGGCGACTTCGAGGACGACCCCAACGTCACCGACAAGAAGCTCCCGGGCAACCCGACGCAGTCCTTCCGCAGCCGCGAGCCGCTGCGCGTCGTGCGCGAGCTGCACGACTGGGTCGGCCACTCCCCCGAGAAGCTCCAGGGCATGCGCGACGGTCTCGCCCGCATGCAGCGCGAGGGCACCGCGGTCATCTACGACTGA
- the hisB gene encoding imidazoleglycerol-phosphate dehydratase HisB has protein sequence MSDETGTPTSARPARTARIERTTRESKVLVEVNLDGTGRADISTGVGFYDHMLNALSRHSLIDLTVHADGDLHIDGHHTVEDTAIVLGDALLEALGPKSGIRRFGDATVPLDEALVQAVVDVSGRPYCVHTGEPEGQQFVTIGGSGVGYVGSLTRHVFETIAHHAQIALHVRVLGGRDPHHIVETQYKAVARALRDAIAYDPRETGVPSTKGTL, from the coding sequence ATGAGCGACGAGACGGGCACGCCCACGAGCGCCCGCCCCGCCCGCACCGCACGCATCGAGCGGACCACCCGGGAGTCGAAGGTCCTCGTCGAGGTCAACCTCGACGGCACCGGGCGCGCGGACATCAGCACCGGCGTCGGGTTCTACGACCACATGCTCAACGCGCTCTCGCGCCACTCGCTCATCGACCTCACCGTCCACGCCGACGGCGACCTCCACATCGACGGCCACCACACCGTCGAGGACACCGCCATCGTGCTCGGCGACGCGCTGCTCGAGGCGCTCGGACCGAAGAGCGGCATCCGTCGTTTCGGTGACGCCACCGTGCCGCTCGACGAGGCGCTCGTGCAGGCCGTCGTCGACGTGTCCGGGCGTCCCTACTGCGTGCACACCGGTGAGCCGGAGGGCCAGCAGTTCGTCACCATCGGTGGCTCCGGCGTCGGCTACGTCGGGTCGCTGACCCGTCACGTCTTCGAGACCATCGCCCACCACGCGCAGATCGCGCTGCACGTGCGCGTCCTCGGCGGTCGCGACCCGCACCACATCGTCGAGACGCAGTACAAGGCCGTGGCCCGCGCGCTGCGCGACGCGATCGCCTACGACCCGCGCGAGACCGGCGTGCCGTCGACCAAGGGCACCCTGTGA
- the hisH gene encoding imidazole glycerol phosphate synthase subunit HisH, producing MLDYGFGNVRSVVRALERAGARVELTADKNRAREADGLVVPGVGAFRACVEGVRAVRAEEIIGRRLAGGRAVLGICVGLQILFDRGVEHGQETEGLGEWPGTVERLQAPVVPHMGWNTVQPPEGSRLFAGLEDERFYFVHSYGVRRWELVTNGRTTPPGVTWCEYGGDRFVAAVENGPLTATQFHPEKSGDAGAALLRHWVEGLVPATVGS from the coding sequence GTGCTCGACTACGGCTTCGGCAACGTGCGCTCCGTCGTACGCGCGCTGGAGCGCGCCGGCGCCCGGGTGGAGCTGACCGCCGACAAGAACCGCGCCCGGGAGGCCGACGGCCTCGTGGTCCCGGGGGTCGGCGCCTTCCGTGCCTGCGTCGAGGGCGTCCGCGCGGTGCGGGCCGAGGAGATCATCGGTCGCCGGCTGGCCGGCGGGCGCGCCGTGCTCGGCATCTGCGTCGGGCTCCAGATCCTCTTCGACCGCGGCGTCGAGCACGGCCAGGAGACCGAGGGGCTGGGGGAGTGGCCCGGCACCGTCGAGCGGCTCCAGGCCCCGGTCGTGCCCCACATGGGCTGGAACACGGTGCAGCCGCCCGAGGGCTCGCGGCTGTTCGCCGGCCTCGAGGACGAGCGGTTCTACTTCGTGCACTCCTACGGCGTACGCCGCTGGGAGCTGGTCACCAACGGGCGCACCACGCCGCCGGGCGTGACGTGGTGCGAGTACGGCGGCGACCGGTTCGTCGCTGCCGTCGAGAACGGGCCCCTGACCGCCACCCAGTTCCACCCCGAGAAGTCCGGCGACGCCGGCGCCGCTCTCCTGCGCCACTGGGTCGAGGGCCTCGTGCCCGCGACGGTGGGCTCGTGA
- the hisF gene encoding imidazole glycerol phosphate synthase subunit HisF encodes MTLAVRVIPCLDVDGGRVVKGVNFQGLRDAGDPVELAKLYDAEGADELTFLDISASHQGRATTIEIVARTAEQVFIPLTVGGGVASVSDVDTLLRAGADKVAVNTAAIRRPELIAEIADRFGNQVLVLSVDARRVGEATTTESGFEVTTHGGRTGTGIDAVAWAARAEELGAGEILLNAMDADGTRDGFDVPLIKLVRAAVSIPVIASGGAGKVEHFPPAVAAGADAVLAASVFHFGQMSIGDVKAGLAEAGHPVR; translated from the coding sequence GTGACCCTGGCCGTCCGCGTCATCCCGTGCCTCGACGTCGACGGTGGGCGCGTCGTCAAGGGCGTCAACTTCCAGGGCCTGCGCGACGCCGGTGACCCGGTCGAGCTCGCCAAGCTGTACGACGCCGAGGGCGCCGATGAGCTGACGTTCCTCGACATCTCGGCCTCCCACCAGGGCCGCGCCACCACGATCGAGATCGTCGCCCGCACCGCCGAGCAGGTCTTCATCCCGCTGACCGTCGGCGGGGGAGTCGCCTCGGTGAGCGACGTGGACACGCTGCTGCGCGCCGGCGCCGACAAGGTGGCGGTCAACACCGCCGCGATCCGCCGTCCGGAGCTGATCGCCGAGATCGCCGACCGCTTCGGCAACCAGGTGCTCGTGCTGTCGGTCGACGCCCGCCGGGTGGGCGAGGCCACGACGACCGAGTCCGGCTTCGAGGTCACCACCCACGGCGGCCGCACCGGCACCGGCATCGACGCCGTGGCGTGGGCGGCACGGGCCGAGGAGCTCGGCGCCGGCGAGATCCTCCTCAACGCCATGGACGCCGACGGCACGCGCGACGGGTTCGACGTACCGCTGATCAAGCTCGTGCGCGCCGCCGTCTCCATCCCGGTCATCGCCTCGGGCGGAGCCGGCAAGGTCGAGCACTTCCCGCCGGCCGTGGCGGCGGGCGCCGACGCGGTCCTCGCGGCCAGCGTCTTCCACTTCGGCCAGATGAGCATCGGCGACGTGAAGGCTGGCCTGGCCGAGGCTGGCCACCCCGTCCGCTAG
- a CDS encoding O-antigen ligase family protein has product MTASLLLAAVAWSLATRGGTDLRDLVVVLALLGSAGVAVRARLPRDPLLVGSLAALLTWLVALGPLRDGLSLETARIPLLVGAATLTVLVVARLDRAQRELFVTGLVVLGCLHAVVVLGEFALAVAQGVPYPSRPASTLGSATGLGMLLVATSVLTAREAERGGGRLSGLALGLQGAALLATGSRTAILVAGVLLLGYAATRPSRVLRALTGLAVLVGGAMVAWRVATEPLEQRPHLWQQALGRIAEHPLVGAGTLPEPYERSVPGARVTTHAHNELLQWGVEYGLVGLALGVLVVVLALRRCRSWTTQDCWLQVAAAAPLCAGLVDFTLRITAVAVVAAALAALATTEPPAALPDEPVTPALVGARPSSARAPRSPSARTSDVRRRWRPGRPARRGPPASPPR; this is encoded by the coding sequence GTGACGGCGTCCCTGCTGCTGGCGGCGGTCGCGTGGTCGCTCGCCACTCGCGGCGGGACGGACCTGCGCGACCTGGTGGTCGTCCTCGCGCTCCTCGGGAGCGCCGGGGTCGCCGTCCGGGCGCGGCTGCCGCGCGACCCGCTGCTGGTCGGGTCGCTGGCCGCGCTGCTGACCTGGTTGGTCGCGCTCGGGCCACTGCGCGACGGCCTTTCGCTGGAGACCGCCCGCATCCCCCTGCTGGTCGGGGCGGCGACGCTGACCGTGCTCGTCGTCGCCCGCCTCGACCGGGCCCAGCGGGAGCTCTTCGTCACCGGCCTGGTCGTCCTCGGATGCCTGCACGCGGTCGTCGTGCTCGGCGAGTTCGCCCTCGCGGTGGCACAGGGAGTGCCCTACCCCTCGCGCCCCGCGTCGACGCTGGGCTCCGCCACGGGTCTCGGCATGCTGCTGGTCGCCACCTCGGTCCTCACGGCTCGCGAGGCGGAGCGCGGCGGCGGCCGTCTGTCCGGGCTCGCGCTCGGCCTCCAGGGAGCGGCGCTGCTCGCGACCGGCAGCCGCACCGCCATCCTGGTCGCCGGGGTCCTGCTCCTGGGGTACGCCGCCACCCGTCCCAGCCGCGTGCTCCGGGCCCTCACCGGTCTCGCGGTGCTCGTCGGCGGCGCCATGGTCGCGTGGCGGGTGGCGACCGAGCCGCTCGAGCAGCGACCCCACTTGTGGCAGCAGGCGCTCGGTCGCATCGCCGAGCACCCGCTGGTCGGGGCCGGGACGCTCCCGGAGCCCTACGAGCGTTCGGTCCCCGGAGCCCGGGTGACCACGCACGCCCACAACGAGCTGCTGCAGTGGGGCGTGGAGTACGGCCTCGTCGGCCTCGCGCTCGGCGTCCTGGTGGTGGTGCTCGCCCTCCGACGCTGCCGTTCGTGGACCACGCAGGACTGCTGGCTGCAGGTGGCGGCCGCAGCGCCGCTGTGCGCCGGCCTGGTCGACTTCACGTTGCGGATCACCGCGGTGGCCGTCGTGGCCGCCGCCCTGGCGGCGCTCGCGACGACGGAACCACCGGCCGCGCTTCCCGACGAGCCGGTCACTCCTGCGCTGGTCGGAGCCAGGCCGTCCAGCGCTCGAGCGCCACGTAGCCCATCCGCTCGTACGTCGGACGTCCGTCGTCGCTGGCGACCAGGACGGCCGGCACGTCGGGGTCCGCCAGCGTCGCCGCCCAGGTGA